The proteins below come from a single Oscillospiraceae bacterium genomic window:
- a CDS encoding IreB family regulatory phosphoprotein, whose product MEIKQAVLQVYRALEEKGYNPINQLVGYILSEDPTYITTYKNARAIIRRIDRDDLLQALVRDFVKH is encoded by the coding sequence ATGGAGATCAAGCAGGCGGTGCTGCAGGTGTACCGTGCGCTGGAGGAGAAGGGCTACAACCCCATCAATCAGCTTGTCGGCTACATCCTGTCGGAGGACCCGACCTACATCACGACCTACAAGAACGCCCGCGCCATCATCCGCCGCATCGACCGTGATGACCTGCTGCAGGCGCTTGTGCGTGACTTTGTGAAGCACTAA
- a CDS encoding M3 family oligoendopeptidase, whose translation MKFSEMPYQRPDLDAVKQQFADLCARFKAAESYAEARAVFLEEEKLNKHVDTQAQLASVRNTIDTRDTFYDEEMNFWNEATPQLQECQNAWSRAMLDSPFRADFAAEYGDLMFVNAEIADKAFSPAILDEMAQENKLCTDYGKLIASAQIPFEGGVYTLSQLSPFKNDPDDARRLAAWKAEGAWYKEHQAEFDGIYDKLVHLRDTMGKKLGYEGYTTLGYYRMGRNCYTKADIEKFRAAVVKYLVPLADSIYREQARRLGKQYPMNMADNALMFRSGNPKPAGDADAILRQGKKFYEELSPETGEFFNKMLDDELMDVLSTPGKAGGGYCTGLGDYEMPFIFANFNGTQHDVEVVTHEAGHAFAAYMNRDRIPYSYVWPSMEACEVHSMSMEFFAWPWADGFFGEDARKFRYSHLAGALTFIPYGTMVDHFQHIVYEKPDMTPEERHAEWKKLAAIYQPWMRLDGEIPFYGAGEYWQRQMHIYQSPFYYIDYCLAQTVSLQFWAMLQKDCADAWAHYMAYTKQGGSRTFTELLNHAGLTTPFEESCLRGVCEAAKQWLDGYDLTGLV comes from the coding sequence ATGAAGTTTTCCGAGATGCCCTATCAGCGCCCCGATCTGGACGCGGTAAAGCAGCAGTTCGCTGACCTCTGCGCGCGGTTCAAGGCCGCCGAAAGCTACGCCGAGGCGCGCGCGGTATTCCTCGAGGAGGAAAAGCTCAACAAGCATGTCGACACGCAGGCCCAGCTTGCGAGTGTGCGCAACACGATCGACACCCGCGACACCTTCTACGATGAGGAGATGAATTTCTGGAACGAGGCAACGCCTCAGCTGCAGGAGTGCCAGAACGCATGGAGCCGCGCCATGCTCGATTCGCCGTTCCGCGCAGATTTTGCCGCTGAGTACGGCGACCTGATGTTTGTCAACGCTGAGATCGCCGACAAGGCCTTTTCGCCCGCAATCCTTGACGAGATGGCGCAGGAGAACAAGCTCTGCACCGACTACGGCAAGCTGATCGCCAGCGCCCAGATCCCCTTTGAGGGCGGCGTCTACACGCTGAGCCAGCTTTCCCCGTTCAAGAATGACCCCGATGATGCCCGCCGTCTGGCTGCATGGAAGGCAGAGGGCGCATGGTATAAGGAGCATCAGGCCGAGTTTGACGGCATTTATGACAAGCTCGTCCACCTGCGCGATACGATGGGCAAAAAGCTTGGGTATGAGGGCTACACCACGCTGGGCTACTACCGCATGGGCCGCAACTGCTACACCAAGGCAGATATTGAAAAGTTCCGTGCAGCCGTTGTCAAATATCTGGTGCCGCTGGCGGACAGCATCTACCGGGAGCAGGCCCGCCGCCTTGGCAAGCAGTACCCGATGAACATGGCGGACAACGCCCTGATGTTCCGCAGCGGCAACCCCAAGCCGGCGGGCGATGCCGATGCGATCCTGCGGCAGGGCAAAAAATTCTATGAGGAGCTTTCCCCCGAGACCGGCGAGTTCTTCAACAAAATGCTGGACGATGAGCTGATGGATGTGCTGTCCACCCCCGGCAAGGCGGGCGGCGGCTACTGCACCGGTCTGGGCGATTATGAGATGCCCTTCATTTTTGCCAACTTCAACGGCACCCAGCACGATGTGGAGGTCGTGACCCATGAGGCCGGCCATGCCTTTGCCGCCTATATGAACCGCGACCGCATCCCGTACTCCTATGTATGGCCCAGCATGGAGGCCTGCGAGGTTCACTCGATGTCGATGGAGTTCTTCGCGTGGCCGTGGGCGGACGGCTTCTTCGGAGAGGATGCCCGCAAGTTCCGCTACAGCCATCTGGCCGGGGCGCTGACCTTCATCCCCTACGGCACGATGGTCGATCACTTCCAGCACATTGTCTATGAGAAGCCCGACATGACCCCGGAGGAGCGCCATGCTGAGTGGAAAAAGCTGGCTGCCATCTACCAGCCGTGGATGCGTCTGGACGGCGAGATCCCGTTCTACGGTGCGGGCGAGTACTGGCAGCGCCAGATGCATATCTACCAGAGCCCCTTCTACTATATCGACTACTGTCTGGCGCAGACCGTCAGCCTGCAGTTCTGGGCAATGCTGCAGAAGGACTGCGCCGATGCGTGGGCGCACTATATGGCCTACACAAAGCAGGGCGGCAGCCGTACTTTTACCGAGCTGCTGAACCATGCCGGGCTGACCACCCCCTTTGAGGAGAGCTGCCTGCGCGGCGTCTGCGAGGCCGCCAAGCAGTGGCTGGACGGCTATGACCTGACGGGGCTTGTCTGA
- a CDS encoding ABC transporter substrate-binding protein yields the protein MKNTKQVIALASAAALSVSVLAGCGGAASDATSESTSTATAEASNTAASDGTLVLAETGFEGKFSPFFASSASDQDVIDLTQLGLLGADRKGEMILNGIEGETREYNGTDYTYYGTSDCVVTENDDGTVTYDIKLRDDLKFSDGEPVTIDDVIFSMYVFLDPTYDGSVTMYSTPIVGLEEYRNSMSTLSKLIAEAGEDNTDYTNFTEEQQKAFWDAVNDGGVKFAQEIVDYMMANGATDVTSAAAGWGFDLPDGADAKAFFLAIGEQYDWSFSAMEAESAGSALSELIPEDVYAYSTTGVNVGNAVANVAGIVKTGDYSMTLTTSELSTTMIYQLQMPIAPLHYYGDESLYDYDNNSFGFVKGDLSGVRSKTSAPLGGGMFTFSKYSDGVVYLDANPDYFNGAPKVAHVNMKETQEADKITGVQAGTIDISDPSYSLEVADQIADINGVEGEDGPVITTRLKDYRGYGYIALSAKNVNVGGDPASQASKDLRKAIMTVIAAYRDEGIDSYYGDTATVINYPMSNTSWAAPSVTDDGYQIAYSTDVDGNEIYTSDMKSEDKYAAALQAALGYFEAAGYTVENGQITAAPAGAKMEYQVNIGASGNGDHPSFQTLTNAAAALKTIGFTLTVNDMANASDLFASYQSGAAEGWVAAWQSTNDPDMFQLYHSQGATNYYAINDADLDELIMAARQTTDQEARKAMYKEAMEIILDWGVELPVYQRSEATIFSTERVNIDTIAKDQTPYWTYKSELNNLELN from the coding sequence ATGAAAAACACCAAGCAAGTCATTGCACTGGCATCTGCTGCCGCACTCAGCGTCAGCGTGCTGGCTGGCTGCGGCGGTGCTGCGTCCGACGCGACCAGCGAGAGCACCAGTACTGCTACTGCCGAAGCATCCAACACGGCCGCTTCTGATGGCACCCTCGTTCTGGCAGAGACCGGCTTTGAGGGCAAGTTCAGCCCCTTCTTTGCTTCCTCTGCTTCCGACCAGGATGTCATTGACCTGACCCAGCTAGGCCTGCTGGGCGCTGACCGTAAGGGTGAAATGATCCTGAACGGCATCGAGGGTGAGACCCGCGAGTACAACGGCACCGACTACACCTACTACGGCACCTCTGACTGCGTTGTCACCGAGAATGACGACGGCACCGTCACCTATGATATCAAGCTGCGCGACGACCTGAAGTTCTCTGACGGCGAGCCTGTCACCATCGACGACGTCATCTTCTCGATGTATGTTTTCCTTGATCCTACGTATGACGGCTCTGTAACCATGTACTCCACCCCCATCGTTGGTCTGGAGGAGTACCGCAATTCTATGTCCACCCTGTCCAAGCTGATCGCTGAGGCCGGCGAGGACAACACCGACTACACCAACTTCACCGAAGAACAGCAGAAGGCTTTCTGGGATGCTGTCAATGACGGCGGCGTGAAGTTTGCCCAGGAGATCGTTGACTATATGATGGCCAACGGTGCTACCGATGTCACCTCCGCCGCTGCCGGCTGGGGCTTTGACCTGCCCGACGGCGCTGATGCGAAGGCCTTCTTCCTGGCTATCGGCGAGCAGTACGACTGGAGCTTCTCCGCTATGGAGGCTGAGTCCGCCGGTTCTGCCCTGTCTGAGCTGATCCCCGAGGATGTCTACGCATACTCCACCACCGGTGTCAATGTCGGCAATGCAGTTGCCAACGTTGCCGGTATCGTCAAGACCGGTGATTACAGCATGACGCTGACCACCAGCGAGCTGTCCACCACCATGATCTACCAGCTGCAGATGCCCATTGCCCCCCTGCACTACTACGGCGATGAGAGCCTGTACGACTACGACAACAACTCCTTTGGCTTTGTCAAGGGCGATCTGAGCGGCGTCCGCTCCAAGACCAGCGCTCCTCTGGGCGGCGGTATGTTCACCTTCTCCAAGTACAGCGACGGCGTTGTCTACCTGGATGCCAACCCCGACTACTTCAACGGCGCACCGAAGGTTGCCCACGTCAACATGAAGGAGACCCAGGAGGCCGATAAGATCACCGGCGTTCAGGCCGGCACCATCGACATCTCCGATCCTTCCTACTCTCTGGAGGTTGCTGACCAGATCGCCGACATCAACGGCGTCGAGGGTGAGGACGGCCCCGTCATCACCACCCGTCTAAAGGATTACCGCGGCTACGGCTACATCGCCCTGAGCGCCAAGAACGTCAACGTCGGCGGCGACCCTGCCTCCCAGGCCTCCAAGGATCTGCGCAAGGCCATCATGACCGTCATCGCCGCTTACCGTGATGAGGGCATCGACTCCTACTACGGCGATACCGCTACCGTCATCAACTACCCCATGTCCAACACTTCCTGGGCTGCTCCCTCCGTCACCGACGACGGCTACCAGATCGCCTACTCCACCGACGTGGACGGCAACGAGATCTACACCTCCGACATGAAGAGCGAGGACAAGTACGCCGCCGCTCTGCAGGCTGCCCTGGGCTACTTTGAGGCTGCCGGTTACACCGTCGAGAACGGCCAGATCACGGCTGCCCCCGCCGGTGCCAAGATGGAGTATCAGGTCAACATCGGTGCTTCCGGCAATGGTGACCACCCCTCCTTCCAGACCCTGACCAACGCTGCTGCCGCCCTCAAGACCATCGGCTTCACCCTGACTGTCAACGATATGGCCAACGCTTCTGACCTGTTCGCTTCCTATCAGTCCGGCGCTGCCGAGGGCTGGGTCGCTGCCTGGCAGTCCACCAATGACCCCGATATGTTCCAGCTGTACCACAGCCAGGGCGCTACCAACTACTACGCCATCAACGATGCCGACCTGGATGAGCTGATCATGGCTGCCCGCCAGACTACCGACCAGGAGGCCCGCAAGGCCATGTACAAAGAGGCTATGGAGATCATCCTGGATTGGGGTGTCGAGCTGCCCGTCTACCAGCGCAGCGAGGCTACCATCTTCTCCACCGAGCGTGTCAACATCGACACCATCGCGAAGGATCAGACCCCGTACTGGACCTACAAGTCTGAGCTGAACAACCTCGAGCTGAACTAA
- a CDS encoding ABC transporter permease, translating into MRNYIIKRIAQSVLILFCVMFIIYALIRSLPSSFAETMAMQLAQAPGAKPYEEWLAQLNAAYGLDLDIIPGFFTWLSKAVVGNFGDSWKWNVPATQKFTEVIGLSVIMGGISFVLSIVIAVPLGVLAATKQYSRTDYVITAAALVGISLPTFFFATLLKLLFSVKLGWFDLYGLVGRDYAQLDAWGQFCDKANHLVLPIATLVIVSIGGYMRYTRTNMLEVLNADYIRTARAKGLSEHTVIYKHAFRNTLIPLVTIIGGSLPGLFSGALITETLFSIPGIGYISYQSMVAGDIPFTMFYLSFMAVLTLASNLLTDILYGVVDPRVRIS; encoded by the coding sequence TTGCGAAATTACATCATCAAGCGTATCGCGCAGTCGGTATTGATCCTGTTCTGTGTCATGTTCATTATCTACGCGCTGATCCGCAGCCTGCCCAGCTCCTTTGCCGAGACGATGGCAATGCAGCTGGCCCAGGCCCCCGGTGCCAAACCCTATGAGGAATGGCTGGCCCAGCTCAATGCGGCCTACGGCCTTGACCTGGACATTATCCCCGGCTTCTTCACCTGGCTGAGCAAGGCCGTTGTCGGCAACTTCGGCGACAGCTGGAAGTGGAACGTGCCCGCCACCCAGAAATTCACCGAGGTCATCGGCCTGTCTGTCATCATGGGCGGCATCTCCTTTGTGCTGTCCATCGTGATCGCCGTGCCCCTCGGCGTGCTGGCTGCCACCAAGCAGTACAGCCGCACGGACTACGTCATCACGGCTGCGGCGCTGGTCGGTATTTCGCTGCCCACCTTCTTCTTTGCTACGCTGCTCAAGCTGCTGTTCTCGGTCAAGCTCGGCTGGTTCGATCTGTACGGCCTCGTCGGCCGCGACTATGCCCAGCTGGACGCCTGGGGGCAGTTCTGCGATAAGGCCAACCATCTGGTGCTGCCCATCGCAACGCTGGTCATCGTCTCCATCGGCGGCTATATGCGCTACACCCGCACGAATATGCTGGAAGTGCTGAACGCGGACTACATCCGCACTGCCCGCGCCAAGGGCCTGTCGGAGCATACGGTCATCTACAAGCACGCCTTCCGCAACACGCTGATTCCCCTTGTCACCATCATCGGCGGCAGCCTGCCCGGCCTGTTCAGCGGTGCCCTTATCACCGAGACGCTGTTCTCCATCCCCGGCATCGGCTATATTTCCTACCAGTCCATGGTCGCAGGCGACATCCCCTTCACGATGTTCTACCTGTCCTTCATGGCGGTGCTGACGCTGGCCAGCAACCTGCTGACCGATATCCTGTACGGCGTGGTTGACCCGCGCGTGCGCATTTCTTAA
- a CDS encoding ABC transporter permease produces the protein MSENTQNQNPKQEQYSLNDDRRVKVLSPGALVAKRFFRNRLAVVGLSILIAMFLFSFVGGLVSPYGQDEQFFTYTQMSKEFVGVTRNDTMRFVVADGQNFGSIAQSKALEAVKKGSTEFNYKDTDYTVDIQSDDFYVVYQGSDVMGYASRDLVNEADGAPKFSFDVKLAALTAMTAGESDFTADGVDYTLNKDGEIAANGEQLGYVSRFVVSAADSSIVVTRDFKDRLEEAINENADKFNYTDAEGNEAEYDIVYDASTKVWSVKQMTETYVYDRYASPSKAHWLGTDTNGMDMLTRLMYGGRVSLIIGFIVVVIEASLGILMGGISGYFGGWVDNIIMRVVDVFYCIPSMPVIIIIGAAMDAMRVDSWKRMLYLMLILGFLGWPSIARLVRGQILSLREQEFMLATEACGIKVWHRIFRHLIPNVIPQLIVTCTMGLGSTILTEATLSFLGLGVKYPFASWGNIINDVNNAYVMTNYLFIWIPAGICLLLTVLGFNFVGDGLRDAFDPKMKR, from the coding sequence ATGAGCGAAAACACGCAGAACCAGAACCCGAAGCAGGAGCAGTACTCCCTGAACGATGACCGCCGCGTCAAGGTTTTGTCTCCCGGCGCACTGGTCGCCAAGCGGTTCTTCCGCAACCGTCTGGCCGTCGTCGGTCTGTCCATCCTGATTGCAATGTTCCTGTTCTCCTTCGTCGGCGGCCTTGTCAGCCCCTACGGCCAGGACGAGCAGTTCTTCACCTACACCCAGATGTCCAAGGAGTTCGTCGGCGTCACCCGCAACGACACGATGCGTTTTGTCGTGGCCGACGGCCAGAACTTCGGTTCCATCGCCCAGAGCAAGGCCCTCGAAGCCGTGAAGAAGGGCAGCACCGAGTTCAACTATAAGGATACTGACTACACCGTCGATATCCAGAGCGACGACTTCTATGTCGTCTACCAGGGCAGCGATGTCATGGGCTATGCCAGCCGCGACCTTGTCAACGAGGCCGACGGTGCGCCGAAGTTCAGCTTTGACGTCAAGCTGGCCGCCCTGACTGCCATGACGGCAGGGGAGAGCGACTTCACCGCCGACGGCGTGGACTACACGCTGAACAAGGACGGCGAGATCGCCGCCAATGGCGAGCAGCTGGGTTATGTCAGCCGCTTTGTCGTCTCCGCCGCCGATTCCAGCATCGTCGTTACCCGCGATTTCAAGGATCGCCTGGAAGAGGCCATCAACGAGAACGCCGATAAGTTCAACTACACCGACGCCGAGGGGAACGAGGCCGAGTACGATATCGTCTACGATGCCTCCACCAAAGTTTGGTCCGTCAAGCAGATGACCGAGACTTATGTCTACGACCGCTACGCCAGCCCCAGCAAGGCGCATTGGCTGGGCACCGACACCAACGGTATGGATATGCTGACCCGCCTGATGTACGGCGGCCGCGTCTCGCTGATCATCGGCTTCATCGTCGTCGTCATCGAGGCATCCCTGGGTATCCTGATGGGCGGTATCTCCGGCTACTTCGGCGGCTGGGTCGATAACATCATTATGCGTGTTGTCGATGTTTTCTACTGCATCCCTTCGATGCCGGTCATCATCATCATCGGCGCGGCCATGGACGCCATGCGTGTGGATTCCTGGAAACGTATGCTATACCTGATGCTGATTCTCGGCTTCCTGGGCTGGCCCAGCATTGCCCGCCTGGTACGCGGCCAGATCCTCTCCCTGCGTGAGCAGGAGTTCATGCTGGCCACCGAGGCCTGCGGCATCAAGGTCTGGCACCGCATTTTCCGCCACCTGATCCCCAACGTTATCCCGCAGCTTATCGTTACCTGCACGATGGGCCTGGGCTCCACCATCCTGACCGAGGCCACCCTGTCCTTCCTGGGCCTGGGCGTCAAGTATCCGTTCGCCTCCTGGGGCAACATCATCAACGATGTCAACAACGCCTACGTTATGACGAACTACCTGTTCATCTGGATCCCCGCCGGTATCTGCCTGCTGCTGACCGTTCTGGGCTTCAACTTTGTGGGCGACGGTCTGCGCGATGCGTTTGACCCCAAGATGAAACGCTGA
- a CDS encoding ABC transporter ATP-binding protein: MAKNQDGYLSAKESRRISKENRRITDQYEKRRKRRNVPESEYTTQMKDPANAVEFDNLHTYFFTDTGVVKSVDGVSFEVPIGKTVGVVGESGCGKSVTSLSLMQLLQRPQGQIVEGEIRLNLGNDKAYDIAKTPTDKMQGLRGNYISMIFQEPMTSLNPVFRIGAQIEEVIALHEGEGKTKEDIKKRTIEMLEMVGIANSEGVYAMYPHELSGGMRQRVMIAMALACNPKIIIADEPTTALDVTIQAQILDLLRNLKDRINSSIMLITHDLGVIAEMADYVVVMYAGRVVEKGTVQEIFTNPSHPYTIGLMASKPVVGKKVDRLYSIPGKVPNPVNMPDYCYFKDRCELQLPCCSGEYPCEISLSPTHKVSCYRYYEENRKAGE; the protein is encoded by the coding sequence ATGGCTAAAAATCAGGACGGATATCTTTCCGCCAAAGAGTCGCGGCGTATCTCCAAGGAAAACCGCCGCATCACCGACCAGTACGAGAAGCGCCGCAAGCGCCGCAACGTGCCCGAGAGTGAGTACACCACCCAGATGAAGGACCCCGCCAACGCGGTGGAGTTCGATAACCTGCACACCTATTTCTTCACCGACACCGGCGTCGTCAAGAGCGTCGACGGCGTTTCGTTTGAAGTGCCCATCGGCAAGACCGTCGGCGTTGTCGGTGAATCCGGCTGCGGCAAGTCTGTCACCAGCCTTTCCCTGATGCAGCTGCTGCAGCGCCCCCAGGGGCAGATCGTCGAAGGCGAGATTCGTCTGAACCTCGGCAATGACAAGGCCTACGACATTGCCAAGACCCCGACCGACAAGATGCAGGGCCTGCGCGGCAACTATATCTCGATGATCTTCCAGGAGCCTATGACGAGCCTGAACCCGGTGTTCCGCATTGGCGCACAGATCGAAGAGGTCATTGCCCTGCACGAGGGCGAGGGCAAGACAAAAGAGGACATCAAGAAGCGCACCATTGAAATGCTGGAGATGGTCGGCATTGCCAACAGTGAGGGTGTCTACGCGATGTACCCCCACGAGCTGTCCGGCGGTATGCGCCAGCGCGTCATGATCGCTATGGCGCTGGCCTGCAACCCCAAGATCATCATTGCGGATGAGCCGACCACGGCGCTTGATGTGACGATTCAGGCTCAGATTCTGGATCTGCTGCGCAACCTGAAGGACCGCATCAACTCGTCCATCATGCTCATCACCCATGACCTCGGCGTTATTGCGGAGATGGCCGACTATGTTGTTGTCATGTACGCAGGCCGCGTGGTGGAGAAGGGCACCGTGCAGGAGATCTTCACCAACCCCAGCCACCCCTACACCATCGGCCTGATGGCCTCCAAGCCGGTTGTCGGCAAAAAGGTCGACCGCCTCTACTCCATCCCCGGCAAGGTGCCCAACCCGGTCAACATGCCGGACTACTGCTACTTCAAGGACCGCTGCGAGCTGCAGCTGCCCTGCTGCAGCGGCGAGTACCCCTGCGAGATCAGCCTGTCCCCGACACACAAGGTCAGCTGCTATCGCTATTATGAAGAAAACAGAAAGGCGGGTGAGTGA
- a CDS encoding ATP-binding cassette domain-containing protein — translation MAKEKMLPENDYTPVTYDPQYILMVNHLKKYFPIKGGLLSQTVGHVKAVDGVTFNLRRGCTMGLVGESGCGKSTTGRTILRLGGDKTGGQVLFNGKEVYDMTPAEMRTLRTKMQIIFQDPFSSLSPRLPVGEIIGEAVREHNLVPKAEFNDYIDQVMDDCGLQPYHKTRYPHEFSGGQRQRICIARALALNPEFVVCDEPVSALDVSIQAQIINLLKSLQEKRNLTYLFISHDLSVVEHISDTVGVMYLGNLVEYGETDDIFAHPLHPYTKALFSAIPIPDPTIRRERIVLQGSIPSPANPPSGCKFHTRCPYATERCKTEAPKQREAEPGHYVVCHLYDK, via the coding sequence ATGGCAAAAGAAAAAATGCTGCCCGAGAACGATTACACCCCCGTCACCTACGACCCTCAGTATATTCTGATGGTTAATCACCTCAAGAAGTATTTCCCCATCAAGGGCGGCCTGCTGTCCCAGACTGTAGGGCATGTCAAGGCCGTTGACGGCGTCACCTTCAACCTGCGCCGCGGCTGCACGATGGGTCTGGTCGGCGAGTCCGGCTGCGGCAAGTCCACGACCGGCCGCACCATCCTGCGTCTGGGCGGCGATAAGACGGGCGGACAGGTGCTTTTCAACGGCAAGGAGGTCTACGACATGACCCCCGCCGAGATGCGCACCCTGCGCACCAAGATGCAGATCATCTTTCAGGATCCGTTCTCCAGCCTGTCGCCCCGTCTGCCGGTCGGCGAGATCATCGGCGAGGCTGTGCGTGAGCACAATCTCGTCCCGAAGGCGGAATTCAACGATTATATTGATCAGGTCATGGACGACTGCGGCCTGCAGCCCTACCACAAGACCCGCTACCCGCATGAGTTCTCCGGCGGCCAGCGCCAGCGTATCTGCATCGCCCGTGCCCTTGCCCTGAACCCGGAGTTTGTGGTCTGTGACGAGCCGGTCTCCGCACTGGATGTTTCGATTCAGGCCCAGATCATCAACCTGCTGAAAAGCCTGCAGGAAAAGCGCAACCTGACCTACCTGTTCATCTCTCATGACCTGAGCGTTGTCGAGCATATCTCCGACACGGTCGGTGTCATGTACTTGGGCAATCTGGTCGAGTACGGCGAAACGGATGACATCTTTGCCCACCCGCTGCACCCCTACACCAAGGCGCTGTTCTCGGCCATCCCCATTCCGGACCCGACTATACGCCGCGAGCGTATTGTGCTGCAGGGCTCCATTCCGTCCCCGGCCAACCCGCCGTCCGGCTGCAAGTTCCATACCCGCTGCCCCTATGCCACCGAGCGCTGCAAGACCGAGGCACCCAAGCAGCGTGAGGCTGAGCCGGGCCATTATGTGGTCTGCCACCTGTACGACAAATGA
- the aspS gene encoding aspartate--tRNA ligase yields the protein METLGSLRRTNYCGEVSLAMAGQEMTVCGSIARARDKGGIIFADLRDTTGILQLVFDEDTPKEVFAKAESLKSEYVVICRGKLRERAAKTDKIATGDVELYVAELRILSEAQTTPFELRDEINVNDDLRLRYRYLDLRRPSMHEPIVLRSKIMQIIRNYFCENHFTEIETPTLIKSTPEGARDYLVPSRVQPGHFYALPQSPQLYKQILMLSGFDRYFQLAHCYRDEDLRADRQPEFTQVDEEMSFVSEDDIMTLNEGLIKRLWKEMLNVDVETPFYRMPWDEAMGRFGSDKPDTRFGLEIQDVTEVFKGTEFKPFAAVLEAGGSIRAINAKGMADKLSRKNIDKLGEVAKTYGAKGLAYSRLTAEGTSSSFEKFLTDAEKAALYAALNAETGDVLLIVSDADWVKACTALGQVRLDIARKHGLIDPDKFNFLWVVDFPLFEYSEQEGRWMAMHHPFTLPKAEDLDKVESDPGACHAVAYDIVLNGVEMGGGSMRINDPALQDRMFHALGFTEEKARESFGFLMDAYKFGAPPHGGMAYGLDRMVMLMLKKDSIRDVIAFPKVQNAGEPMSGAPDVVDAQQLSDLNIALTLKD from the coding sequence ATGGAAACTTTGGGCAGCCTGCGCCGCACCAACTACTGCGGTGAAGTCAGCCTTGCAATGGCTGGTCAGGAAATGACGGTCTGCGGCTCGATCGCCCGTGCCCGCGACAAGGGCGGCATCATCTTTGCCGACCTGCGCGATACCACCGGCATCCTGCAGCTGGTGTTCGATGAGGACACGCCGAAGGAGGTCTTTGCCAAGGCCGAGAGCCTCAAGAGCGAATATGTTGTCATCTGCCGCGGCAAGCTGCGTGAGCGCGCCGCCAAGACCGACAAGATCGCCACCGGCGATGTGGAGTTGTATGTTGCTGAACTGCGCATCCTGAGCGAGGCCCAGACCACCCCGTTTGAGCTGCGCGATGAGATCAACGTCAATGACGATCTGCGCCTGCGCTACCGCTACCTTGACCTGCGCCGTCCGTCCATGCATGAGCCGATCGTGCTGCGCAGCAAGATCATGCAGATCATCCGCAACTATTTCTGCGAGAACCACTTCACCGAGATCGAGACCCCGACCCTCATCAAGTCCACGCCCGAGGGCGCGCGCGATTATCTCGTTCCCAGCCGTGTGCAGCCGGGCCACTTCTATGCACTGCCCCAGAGCCCGCAGCTGTATAAGCAGATCCTGATGCTGTCCGGCTTTGACCGCTACTTCCAGCTGGCCCACTGCTACCGCGACGAGGATCTGCGCGCCGACCGCCAGCCTGAGTTTACCCAGGTGGACGAGGAGATGAGCTTTGTCTCCGAGGACGACATCATGACCCTGAACGAGGGTCTGATCAAGCGCCTGTGGAAGGAAATGCTGAACGTCGATGTCGAGACCCCGTTCTACCGTATGCCGTGGGACGAGGCCATGGGCCGCTTCGGCTCCGACAAGCCCGACACCCGCTTCGGGCTGGAGATTCAGGATGTGACCGAGGTGTTCAAGGGCACTGAGTTCAAGCCCTTCGCTGCAGTGCTGGAGGCCGGTGGCAGCATCCGCGCCATCAACGCCAAGGGCATGGCCGACAAGCTGAGCCGCAAGAACATCGACAAGCTGGGCGAGGTCGCCAAGACCTACGGCGCCAAGGGTCTGGCCTACAGCCGCCTGACCGCAGAGGGCACCTCCTCCAGCTTTGAAAAGTTCCTGACCGATGCTGAGAAGGCTGCGCTGTATGCCGCACTGAACGCCGAGACCGGCGATGTGTTGCTGATCGTCAGCGATGCCGACTGGGTCAAGGCCTGCACTGCGCTGGGTCAGGTCCGTCTGGACATTGCCCGCAAGCATGGCCTGATCGACCCCGACAAGTTCAACTTCCTGTGGGTGGTGGACTTCCCGCTGTTTGAGTACAGCGAGCAGGAGGGCCGCTGGATGGCGATGCACCACCCGTTCACCCTGCCCAAGGCCGAGGATCTCGACAAGGTCGAGAGCGACCCCGGTGCCTGCCACGCCGTGGCCTACGACATTGTTCTGAACGGTGTCGAGATGGGCGGCGGCTCGATGCGTATCAACGACCCCGCTTTGCAGGATCGCATGTTCCACGCCCTCGGCTTTACCGAGGAGAAGGCCCGCGAGAGCTTCGGCTTCCTGATGGACGCCTACAAGTTCGGCGCACCCCCGCACGGCGGTATGGCCTACGGTCTGGACCGCATGGTCATGCTGATGCTCAAGAAGGATTCCATCCGCGATGTGATCGCCTTCCCGAAGGTGCAGAATGCCGGTGAGCCGATGAGCGGCGCCCCCGATGTGGTGGACGCCCAGCAGCTGAGCGACCTGAACATTGCCCTGACGCTGAAGGACTAA